TATAGACTGGTGCTTTGGGTCGCGACTTGAAAGATATAACAGAGTGAGCGGCGGGACTGCATCATTCACCATCACTTCCACTTTGGGAAGAAATTATTCCCTTTTTGGCAGTTAAAACGCAATTAAACTCGACTATGACTGGCCAAATAGAACATAGAACGGACCACTTATGGCCTGAAACGGAATATGTGGATATATCTCACCTTCGATGAGTTATCACTTTTGGCAACGGAAATCGCGTCCAGCTGTGTGGGGTAAATAAAACACAAACACTTTATGATTCACGCGACTCGGTTCATAATGCTTTGCACGACCTCCTTCTGACCTCCCTCCCAGTCATCCCAACACAAGCTCAAAATTGCTGTATCCCGCCCCTCGCACGCTGCACGTGGATCCCCTGTCCTGACAGCCTCTCCATTTCCAGGCTTACCAGGGGGCAGCACTCGATGCCACCTCATAATCCCCTCGAATGTAAACCCCATACGTTCAGCAGTACGCACGCTCGGCTTGTTCAGAGAGTTGGCGCACCAAAAAACCCGACGTAGTCCAAGTGCATTGGGCTTCTCGGTGCTTGGGAGGTTTAGACAGTACTGGAGGAGCAGTCCAACAGCGTTAGAGGTGACGTGAGTGCGTTGGAATGGAGGTAAAATCATGATTGCTCCAATTTCGATGGCGAGGTCGGGAGCCGAGGTGTTGATTAGGCCCATTAGACCTGCTATTGTTCCCTGAGAAGGCTCGTGGCTCGAAGGTTCTGAAGAGCGAGTTTTGTCGTAAATCACGAACATGCAGTTGTTAGAATCTTGACACATTCTGGTCTGCATAAAATCGTCAAAGCCTTTGAAATCGGGGAAGGGTCCGAATGGGAGATAACGAAACAGTTCGGGGTATAACACGAGTTCTTCAAAAACCATCTTCGCATGCTTAGAAGCCTGGCGTTGAGCAAGACGTTCAATAGTTAGAATTCAGATTATTGAAGAACTAATAGTGTACTCACTATGAACGGAGTCAACAATATCCTGTTGTTTTCCAATGTCTCCGGGATCGGGAAACAAAAGTTGATTTCGCTTTCTGGGGTTGCTACCATCTTGTTGATGTGATTAAGATTAAGATGAGAGGCCGTCGATCGAGGTCACTTTATTTCAAGCTCAGCAAGGTTTTGTAGCGATCTGGTAGCGATATGACTCACACCTCGGCAAAGGGCAATTCTTGGAATCATGCGTGATGAGGGTGATTCTCGAAAGTTATGGCGCATAAATTCGCAccaatattttttgaaaacaGACGGGGCACGATATCCCCATAGATGTACATCTCAATTAGCCTATCAGTGGCCCACAGCGGCGGGATTGAAATCATTCACCATCATTTCCACGTTAGGACAAAATTTTCCCTTTTTAGCATATCCAATTGAACCTGACGGACAGACTGcaagaaaaatgaaatccTGAAACCGAATACAACTACCGAAAGCTACTATTTTCTCGCTAAGGATCTGCACGTTTCGCACAACCTCGAACGGTCGAACCCGATGTTCCATGCCATCAATTATATCTGGATGACGTCAGTCATACTCAAAGCAGGCTATTTTTGGTACCACACTGACAAGTAACAGCGCCACCGTAATGAAGTCAAGGAGCTTGAATTAATCCTCGAAGACAGTGTAATTGGTGCTCTACGTCATAATGTACTCAATTTTTCCGTGCTTGTTATCATCTTGTGCCGACGTCATGGTAGGCCCAAGGCATATAAAGTCTTCGTATTGTTGCTtgcattcttcattatcATAGCTAAAAGCACCAACACAACACACATCGAAACATCTGAAATCACCACACAAAACTAAAATGGTACGTCAATACATTTCACAACACTAGGAGTTGTACGGGTGGCTCATGGCAAAACTTCTTACAGGGTTCCATCTTTTCAGCAATTGGTCGCGGGATTAATGCAATTATCTCTGCTATTGCCAATGTGTTCATGACTATAGTTAGCGCAATCACTACAGTAAGTTTTCTAACAAACAGATTAGAATAACACAGCTCAACCTATCTCTACAGGTCATCGTCACCATCTTCAATGTGATTGCAGATATCCTATGCTGCAGATGCTTTGGGTCGCGTAGATCGACGCGTCGCACGGGGAGGGCCAGGACCTCTAGAAGGACATTCTAGTTCTTAATAGCCCACTGCTCTCTCAATCATATCACACACACGATTTAATACGCTGTATACCCCGCTTACGACAATATCCCGCCGTCCCCTAAAGTTCTATGATAGTAGTTCAATTGTACTGATATAATATTTTCCCCAACTATACTTGACTTTTATGTGTGATTGTATCCTCCGTAGTTTGTGTCTACCTGAGCTTCCGTATATTGAGTCAGGAACCTCTTCAAACATTCAACTTAGGGCGCCAAACTGTCTCCTTTGATGCGACCAAGTCCCTTAATCGCAGTTGTTAGGATCAATTGGATCATGCAAATAGAGATTAGATTGTGATTGACATCTATCTCATCGACAAGAGCCATCAAAACGATCGGGTACTTAAATAAAGCTCAATCGACGACGCCCACcatgtcctcctcctcttcctcaggTATACCGCCATCGTACTGAGGTTCAGACTCTTAAAGTGTGCGTATAACCCTGGTGTTGCTTCCATTTGCGACGATCTCACCTGATTGTGCCTGATCCTCAGAATCCATTTCTTGCCGGAGGAACTCTACTTCCATCCCGGAGCAGCCATCCCAGTCCATCCACTTTTTCTCTTGGGGACAGAAACAGCACCACTGCCAGCGCTGCCTTGATCTCTTAATCGATCGATCATCGCCTGACGTGCATTATTCTGATATTTTGCGCTAGTTCTTTGACTTGGCTGCACGCGACTCGGTCCGCGATATCACACTTCTAATGTCTATTCTATCACACCCGTCGGAAGACACTCCTCCACCAACTCCCACCAGACCACCCTCATCTCATGGGCCGTCAGGGAAGCTTCCAATCGAGCTACTTTCCGAAATATTTCTGTTGTGCGTTGAAGAGCGCATGGACGAATGGAACACGATCCGTATCCCCCTATTACTCTCCAAGATATGCTCGCGATGGCGATCTGCAGCCATCAGTAACCCAATTCTGTGGTCGCGCCTGTCGATACAGCTATCGGGAGCTGCATCCAAAAGTATGACGGCCATTGTCGACACCTGGCTCACAAGGTCCGGGAAATGTCCCTTGACAATATATGTCTTTTGGGAGGAGCCGCCATTCTCAGACAATCACATCGTGTTGGAGAAGCTCATGGCCCATTCGGAGAGATGGAAGACGATGTTCTTCTATCTGCCATACCGCGCCTTCAAGTCGTTCTCCAGTGTGCGCAACCGCCTACCCATGCTCACCGAGCTGAGCCTTGGAACAGACGACGATGTCGTATTACCTTCCCCCAGCGTGTTCAACCCCAGCCACTTCGACATGTTCGAAATTGCACCCCGCTTACGTTCCTTAGAATGCGTCAATTTCTCACCAACCATTCTCAACTTCCCATGGTCACAGCTCGAGGATATCCCTCTACTGTCGGGAAACATCACGGACTGCCTCGACATCCTGGGTCGGGGGAAAAGGCTCTCGAAACTGAGCGTTATATTCGTGCAGGGCGGGCCTCTCACGTCGCCTGCGCAGTTCCCGCACGTGTCGCACCAACACCTGACGTGTTTCACGATCATGACGCCGCCGTGGAATGAGGTTATTGACCTCAGCGCTTTATTCCCCCGCCTGACACTCCCGCAACTGGAGACACTCACAATATGCAACCTGAACTCGACGTTCGGCGACAAGTTTACGCAGTTCCTCTCAAGGCTGCACACGCTCAAGACGCTACACCTGCGGAAGACCGCGCTGCCGGACGACCAGCTCGTGGAGGGGTTGAAGCACCTGTCGTCGCTGACGAGCTTGATCGTCCTATCGTCGTCACCGACGCATCATGATTACCCTGCGGAGAATGAACCCACGGTGACGCGGTACCTCCTAGAGGCGCTCACGCGCAACTTTTTCTCGGAGAATACGATGGATGGGATGCTGCTCCCGCGTCTCCGCCGGCTAGAGCTGACTGTCGGCTCATCTGCGGCGAGGGAGACCGAGGCGTTTATCGATATGGTCCAGTCCCGTCTAAgggacgatgaggaagagggttTGGCGAGGCTGGAGCATGTGCGTGTGCGGCCGTGTGTGGATCTCGGTGACGAGTTCCTTGTCAGGCTTATTGAGCTGAGAGATTTCGGTCTGGATGTAGAGGTGGAGAGTATGGGTAATGTATCAGCGAATGTGTGTTGAGGTGCGAAGAGCGGGGTGGTGGGGAGCGAGCGAGAGCTGATGTGGGGTTGTGTGGGTtgttttgtgtgtgtggatGGGATGAGATGGGGGGCCGGATCGCATCCGATCAGATGTCTTTGCGATATGGGATTTATGTATGACACATCGTGGACAGAAATACGAGGGTGTGCCAGTGGAGGGGGTGCTTCGACATAGGGGCCGGGGGAGATATCTTATCAGTTCTTGCGTTGTTTCGACCTTTTGCCTCCGAGTCGACTCATGGCTCATGGGCTCGATGCTTCGCTCGGATAATCTTGGAATTACACGTCAAAGACAAACGACTTTTCATCATGCCAGAAGCCACCCATTTTCGAAGATCGGAAAATATAGACAATGGAATCAGTACAGTATGCACGCATCCTTTTTCGACAAATTCACCGCAGATAAAAATGATTTTTTATTAAAAAAAGGTACTATTTTTGTTGCCCGAGCGACATCTCTTTGCTCTTGATCAGTATTTACTTCCTGCAGCAATCACCACTCATCGTCTTTCGTTTGATACATCTTAAAGTATGCTCATATGTCTCCAGGGGACGTAATTCTATAATGAATCACTCATACGAATATGCCAGATATTTCAAATGTTTTTTGATGCATTTTGAAGGTATGTTTGTTATGTACGTAGTAGCTACAATGCAGGAATGCGGGGTAATGATGATGGCGGTGATAGTGTTACAATTATAATAATACAATGGGAGCGTTCGGGAGTGCGCTATTGCAGTAATAAACTGCGCATCAAAGTACAAAGTGATAAAGCTAAGATTAAGCAGGGTGATGCGATGGTTTAAAAATAGAACGTTCTTCTATCTCTTGGATAGTGTCGTGAGATGCGTCGAGTCGTTAATTGGGAATGAGATGGGTATAATGGTAGCCGGGTATACATCGTTTGCCAGGGAAACGAAGAGTATGGGGGATAGTGAAATGCAATGCGTCGAAAGCTGGTGGCGTCGAAGCCACGGTGGTGTTGTGGTAGTGTGTAGCTCACTTCAGCATAAGGTCCCATCTCCCTGGCACTTTGCTCGACTTAATACCATAGAACGTCGTATGCTTCCCAAGGAAGTCAACGCGTTTGAACCCCTTGCTCATCTCCATCTCAAACATCTCAGGGTCGACGATCCTCCTGCATCGTTCGTGATACGCCGCGGTGACGGCGGCCTTCCCAGCAGGGGAAAGAGTGGCGAGCTCGGCGGTCAGGACGGGTTTGCGTAGAGCAGTGTATATTCCGTCGAACACGTCGCGCACGGTGACATATGACCTGTGGCTGCTCGTCGGGTAGATGGTGAGCATCCATGGAAGTCGATCACACACGACGACCAAGGATGGCGCGGAAGGGTGGGTGGCAGGCTGGTCCCAGATGTGAGCGGGAACGGAGTGCGCCATGTACACGGGGTGCTGGGTGATGTCGCAGTTGAACATTCCGTTCTTGGGCTCGAGGAAGGGGTTGACGGCGGACGTCCCTGGGAGCGGTGTGCAGTGGTAGGGAGAGTTGAACCCAAGGGGTGGGGGAGTGCATGGTTCCTCCTCAGAGGGAAgggatgatgaggacgacgCGGGTGAGGGCGTGTCGTCGAAGCGGACGTGCTTCTGTTGCTTGGACATTGTGTGTTTGTGAGCGCGGAACTGGtagttggtgttggtggttgtggaCGCGATGATTGTGGGCGACGGAATTAAAAACGTGTTGTGGTCAGGCTAGATATACCTGGACTTGAAGCGGAATAAGCATCGCATCCAGAGGTATATAAATGAAATGATCATAAGTAGACCCTGGGAGACGGCGGGGAGAATCATTTGGACTCTGTACTCGTATTGAGTCACTGATGCAATCTTCAGAAAACAACATAAGAATAAGTCGGGCTGTCACAGCCCCCGCTGCCGCAGTATCGCGCACTCGTAACTCAGCGTCAATGTGAGTCATAGCCCTGCGCCGCGGCTACGTGATAGATTAAGAAAGAAGGGTCACCTGGCTGCTTTTAGGCGCGCGTTCACGTGCGTACTCACTGCCACGTCGCCCCTTAACACTGCCCGTCCTCTTTTTTACCCAGGCACGTTATCATGGACGAAGCTTGTAAAGTCCCAGATGCGCATTCGCACCATTTTCGCAACATGAGAAGATGCAAACTCGAAAAAACTGTAGAATGGATAAATTTTCGAGTCTGCATATTGGACTGGAAAAAGATCAGATAACGGCTCGGCAGATCTCTGAAAAGACTTCAAAAGAGTCATATCATGATGGTGTCCACTGGATTCAAGGGTTGTCCCACTAGCTAACGTGACTCTGTCTTATCCCTCTTCCCTTCTCATGGTTTCGCCGCCGACAGCggaggagaaaaaaaacacgaaGACAAGAGAAAGACGCACTTTCGCCGCTTCTCACCACCGAGCGTATATCATATGCATTGGGCGGAAGCGGGTGGATCTTTGCCAGGATGATGACTTCGTGTCGGCTCGCAGTTAACGTCTTCCCGTTTGAATGTTTATGACGCACTATGCAATTTTCAATGGATTATCGACCTCGACGATGCCAGTAAAGTTTCCCTCTCCGTGTAAGTGACGCATACAATCGGCGTCGGCCAAGTACTTGTCCTAGTCGCAGGGAATTAAGCTTTAGGTACTTCGTAACCACAGTCCATCAAGGGATTCCGAAGCATTGCGTAGTCAAGCTATGATTCCATTCTGAGCACAGAGCACCTACTCTCATGTATATGTCTAGTGACACATCGAACCATTTCAGATAACCTCACATATCGAACCATTACGGCTCTCACTCTTTTTGAATAGAGAAGGAGCTGCGGGGAGTTGATTTGACTTCCAGTCAATCATCAATGATAAGTGCACAGTGCAAAGTGCGTCCCGACCTCAAGTGAAATATGAAGGAGCTCCTATGGCCCCCCTTCGGGGCGCTCGTTACTGTGACGATGTACGTCAACCTCACAGGGTGGAGCTGTCCAACGTCGATCGCATTCAGTCAAGCGATAAGGTCCTTTCACACGAATGCTGTCCGTTTACCCCGCTCAACGCGGCGTAGAATTAGCGCTAAGCGCCCGCGCCTATCTTCTAGGCGCCTCGAAGAGCATTTAGGGGTTCGGCCGGCCAGACGTGATTAATGGACCGGGCGAGGCAATGCGCAGCCACATTTGGGGAGCAAAACGTTCAACGTGGTCAAGACGTGGTTGTGTATTCGTCTGACGCGCCTGATTGCCATAGATAGACGCATACTGCTGTACTTGGAATGGAATTGAAGGTCACATATAGTTTTCTGCGTACCTCTTTCAAAGTTAGTAAAGACAACGTATGGAAGCTCTATTTGCAGCAACGTGATTACGCGGCTCCATTTTAGACTTCGTCCAGAAGTGTCTTCATCAGAGAAATTTTCTAGCAGGAATCGCAGACATCGCTTGTTGGGACAGCCATGCATACTCGTTTATAGATTCAGAGTCATCGACCCCAAATCAGTACGTGTACAGAATCTTGCATGTAGCCCACTAGAAAAATCTAGATAATTCTATGCAGTCTTCTCTTTCCATCTAGGCCAACATTTAGACGCATTTAAAGGACAAAGCTGTGaagcaaaaaaaactcacagaTCCATAAAGAACTGCCATAGAACAGAGAACATCAAGCCCTGCAAACCGTTTGCCAAAATGCGCGTCTTCAAGCCTCGTCCGAACAATCCCTTCAGACCGTCTGTCGCAACCACTGCCCGGGCAGCGGCTGTATAGCCGATTCGGGTCTCGTTTACTTGGCGGTATGTCTTAACGACTCGGAGGGAGTTGGATACAGTGTCGGAGGCGACGGAGGCCACAAATCCGATAAAGGCTCGGCGGAGCAGTTTCTGGAAAACGGTGTGTGCAATTGGAAGGTTGGCCGAGAGGTAGTTGTATGTGCCGAACCACTGAATGTAGTAGATAAAACCGTTTAGAATTCCTTGACGCGCTCGAAAATATTCAAGTACGAACGGGATAATGCCCCACAAATGTGGCAGCGGCAGTGGCGAAGGCGCCGTACCACAAACTTCCAATGCCGTATCTTTTAACCTACAGCagaaaatgaagatgaaatgaaatcgACGTCCACGATCAGATAAACGCGCAAGACATACGCGGACTTTAAGAATAGTAATGCCAGGTTTtccctgtgtctgcaatgtGGTCTTGATAGTATCAATAGGTGTTAAAATCATTCTAAATGCGGCTGCAGCCAAGGATGCGAAAACAGATTTGAAGAGCTCTGGCAGAGTTTTCATGTATGGGTTTGAGTTGAGGAGCGCAAGAATACCAGCGTTGGCAGCGGTGTCTCCGAAGCGAGACACTGGGCCTTGAACGAGGGCGGCTGTGAGTCCCTGATAATACCGAGACCAACCTCCATCGGCGTAGAGCGTGTGGATAGCTTGCGTGGTAGTCGTCCCGTATCGATATTGATAGTTCATTACAGTGCGTAGAGGCTGAATGGATTGCGAACCC
This portion of the Psilocybe cubensis strain MGC-MH-2018 chromosome 12, whole genome shotgun sequence genome encodes:
- a CDS encoding hypothetical protein (Uncharacterized protein YIR042C), which produces MVATPESEINFCFPIPETLENNRILLTPFIASKHAKMVFEELVLYPELFRYLPFGPFPDFKGFDDFMQTRMCQDSNNCMFVIYDKTRSSEPSSHEPSQGTIAGLMGLINTSAPDLAIEIGAIMILPPFQRTHVTSNAVGLLLQYCLNLPSTEKPNALGLRRVFWCANSLNKPSVRTAERMGFTFEGIMRWHRVLPPGKPGNGEAVRTGDPRAACEGRDTAILSLCWDDWEGGQKEVVQSIMNRVA